A genomic window from Synergistaceae bacterium includes:
- a CDS encoding FprA family A-type flavoprotein, which produces MQKAIKITDSIYWIGGNDRETDLFEGLWTLPRGVAYNAYFINDRKTALVDSIKSGNLTDYIERLTSIIPENRQIDYLIVDHMEPDHSGSIRMLR; this is translated from the coding sequence ATGCAGAAGGCAATAAAAATTACGGATTCAATTTACTGGATAGGCGGAAACGACCGCGAGACCGACCTGTTCGAGGGACTATGGACTCTCCCACGGGGAGTTGCTTATAACGCATATTTCATTAATGACAGAAAGACAGCACTTGTTGATTCGATAAAAAGCGGAAACCTGACAGATTATATCGAAAGGCTGACTTCTATAATACCTGAAAACAGACAAATCGACTATTTGATCGTCGACCATATGGAACCGGACCATTCCGGCTCCATTAGGATGCTCAGAC